The Corynebacterium suranareeae genome window below encodes:
- the cysD gene encoding sulfate adenylyltransferase subunit CysD, translating into MTTTVTSELSPHLKDLENESIHILREVAGQFDKVGLLFSGGKDSVVVYELARRAFAPATVPFELLHVDTGHNFPEVLEFRDNLVERTGARLRVAKVQDWIDRGDLQERPDGTRNPLQTVPLVETIAEQGYDAVLGGARRDEERARAKERVFSVRDSFGGWDPRRQRPELWTLYNGGHLPGENIRVFPISNWTEADIWEYIGARGIELPPIYFSHEREVFERDGMWLTAGEWGGPRKGEEIVTKTVRYRTVGDMSCTGAVLSEARTIDDVIEEIATSTLTERGATRADDRLSESAMEDRKKEGYF; encoded by the coding sequence ATGACCACCACAGTTACATCAGAACTCTCCCCACACCTTAAAGATCTTGAAAATGAATCTATCCACATCCTCCGTGAGGTAGCAGGCCAGTTTGATAAGGTCGGCCTGCTATTTTCCGGCGGTAAGGACTCCGTCGTTGTTTACGAGCTGGCTCGTCGCGCGTTCGCACCAGCCACCGTGCCATTTGAATTGCTGCACGTGGATACCGGCCACAACTTCCCAGAGGTGTTGGAATTCCGCGACAACTTGGTCGAGCGCACCGGTGCTCGCCTGCGCGTTGCTAAAGTCCAGGACTGGATTGATCGCGGTGACCTGCAGGAACGCCCAGACGGCACCCGTAACCCACTGCAGACCGTGCCTTTGGTAGAAACCATCGCTGAGCAGGGCTATGACGCTGTGCTTGGTGGCGCTCGCCGCGATGAAGAGCGTGCTCGTGCCAAGGAGCGCGTGTTCTCTGTGCGTGACTCTTTCGGCGGCTGGGATCCTCGCCGTCAGCGCCCTGAGCTGTGGACTTTGTACAACGGTGGACACCTGCCTGGTGAAAACATCCGCGTTTTCCCAATCTCCAACTGGACTGAAGCAGATATTTGGGAGTACATCGGTGCCCGCGGCATTGAGCTTCCACCGATTTACTTCTCCCACGAGCGTGAAGTTTTCGAGCGCGACGGCATGTGGCTGACCGCAGGTGAATGGGGTGGACCACGCAAGGGCGAAGAGATCGTCACCAAGACTGTCCGCTACCGCACCGTCGGCGATATGTCCTGCACCGGAGCTGTGCTTTCAGAAGCCCGCACCATTGACGATGTGATCGAAGAGATCGCTACCTCCACCCTGACCGAACGTGGCGCAACCCGCGCCGATGACCGCCTCAGCGAATCCGCCATGGAAGACCGCAAGAAGGAAGGCTACTTCTGA
- a CDS encoding phosphoadenylyl-sulfate reductase yields the protein MSFQLVNALKNTGSVKDPEVSPEGPRTTEPLSPEVAQRNEELVEKHAAALYDATAQEILEWTAEHAPGAIAVTLSMENTVLAELAARHLPEADFLFLDTGYHFKETLEVARQVDARYSQKLVTALPILSRAEQDSIYGLNLYRSNPTACCRMRKVEPLAASLSPYAGWITGLRRADGPTRAQAPALSLDATGRLKISPIITWSLEETNEFIADNNLIDHPLTHQGYPSIGCETCTLPVAEGQDPRAGRWAGNAKTECGLHS from the coding sequence ATGAGCTTTCAACTAGTTAACGCCCTGAAAAATACTGGTTCGGTAAAAGATCCTGAGGTCTCACCAGAAGGCCCGCGCACCACGGAGCCGTTGTCACCTGAGGTTGCGCAACGTAACGAGGAACTCGTCGAAAAGCATGCTGCGGCGTTGTATGACGCCACCGCGCAAGAGATCCTGGAATGGACAGCCGAGCACGCGCCGGGTGCCATCGCGGTGACCTTGAGCATGGAAAACACCGTGTTGGCGGAGCTTGCTGCGCGGCACCTTCCGGAAGCAGATTTTCTGTTTTTGGATACCGGTTACCACTTCAAGGAAACCTTAGAGGTGGCCCGCCAGGTAGATGCGCGCTACTCCCAAAAGCTTGTCACCGCACTCCCAATCCTCTCCCGCGCCGAGCAAGATTCCATCTATGGTCTCAACTTGTACCGCAGCAACCCAACGGCGTGCTGCCGAATGCGCAAAGTTGAGCCGCTGGCGGCGTCGTTAAGCCCCTATGCAGGTTGGATTACGGGCTTGCGCCGCGCTGACGGCCCAACCCGCGCCCAAGCGCCTGCGCTGAGTTTGGATGCCACCGGCAGGCTCAAGATTTCTCCAATTATCACCTGGTCTTTGGAGGAAACCAACGAGTTCATTGCGGACAACAACCTCATTGACCACCCCCTTACCCACCAGGGATATCCATCCATTGGATGCGAAACTTGCACCCTTCCTGTTGCTGAAGGACAAGACCCTAGGGCCGGCCGTTGGGCTGGAAACGCCAAGACAGAATGCGGACTTCACTCATGA
- a CDS encoding nitrite/sulfite reductase, producing the protein MTTTTGSARPARPARKPKPEGQWKIDGTAPLNHAEEVKQDEPAFAVKQRVIDIYSKQGFSSIAPDDIAPRFKWLGIYTQRKQDLGGELTGQVPDSELQDEYFMMRVRFDGGLASPERLRAVGEISRDYARSTADFTDRQNIQLHWIRIEDVPAIWEKLESVGLSTMLGCGDVPRVILGSPVAGVAAEELIDATPAIDAIRERYLDKEEFHNLPRKFKTAITGNQRQDVTHEIQDISFVPSVHPEHGVGFECFVGGGLSTNPMLAQPLGAWIPLDEVPEVWAGVAGIFRDYGFRRLRNRARLKFLVAQWGIEKFREVLETEYLERKLIDGPEITTNPGYRDHIGIHPQKDGKFYLGVKPTVGHTTGEQLIQIADVAEKHGITRIRTTAEKELLFLDIERENLTTVARDLDEIGLYSSPSEFRRGIISCTGLEFCKLAHATTKSRAIELVDELEERIGDLDVPIKIALNGCPNSCARTQVSDIGFKGQTVTDADGNRVEGFQVHLGGSMNLDPNFGRKLKGHKVIADEVGEYVTRVVTHFKEQRHEGEQFREWVQRAAEEDLV; encoded by the coding sequence ATGACAACAACAACCGGAAGTGCTCGGCCAGCGCGTCCAGCCAGAAAGCCTAAGCCCGAAGGCCAATGGAAAATCGACGGCACTGCGCCGCTGAACCATGCAGAGGAAGTTAAGCAAGATGAACCCGCATTTGCTGTAAAGCAGCGGGTTATTGATATTTACTCCAAGCAGGGTTTTTCTTCTATCGCTCCGGACGATATTGCCCCACGCTTTAAGTGGTTGGGTATTTATACCCAGCGCAAGCAGGACCTGGGTGGTGAATTAACCGGTCAGGTTCCTGATAGTGAGCTGCAGGATGAGTACTTCATGATGCGCGTGCGCTTCGATGGAGGATTAGCTTCACCGGAACGCCTGCGTGCTGTGGGCGAGATTTCTCGTGATTATGCTCGTTCTACTGCGGACTTTACGGATCGTCAGAATATTCAGCTGCACTGGATTCGCATCGAAGATGTTCCTGCGATCTGGGAGAAATTAGAGTCAGTGGGACTTAGCACCATGCTTGGTTGCGGTGACGTTCCTCGTGTTATTTTGGGCTCCCCAGTTGCTGGTGTTGCCGCTGAAGAGCTCATTGATGCCACCCCGGCTATTGATGCGATTCGTGAGCGCTACCTGGACAAGGAAGAGTTCCATAACCTGCCTCGTAAGTTTAAAACCGCCATTACTGGTAACCAGCGCCAGGATGTCACGCACGAAATCCAGGACATTTCTTTCGTCCCTTCCGTACACCCAGAACACGGTGTAGGTTTTGAGTGCTTTGTGGGCGGTGGACTTTCAACCAACCCAATGCTTGCGCAGCCTCTTGGTGCGTGGATTCCTCTTGATGAGGTTCCAGAAGTATGGGCCGGTGTTGCCGGTATCTTCCGTGATTACGGTTTCCGTCGTCTGCGCAACCGTGCTCGTTTGAAGTTCCTTGTTGCACAGTGGGGCATTGAGAAGTTCCGAGAGGTGCTTGAAACCGAGTACCTTGAGCGCAAGCTCATCGATGGTCCAGAGATCACCACCAACCCTGGCTACCGTGATCACATTGGTATTCACCCTCAAAAGGACGGCAAGTTCTACCTGGGTGTTAAGCCAACCGTTGGACACACCACTGGTGAACAGCTGATCCAGATCGCTGATGTCGCTGAAAAGCACGGCATCACCCGGATTCGTACCACTGCGGAAAAGGAACTGCTTTTCCTGGATATTGAGCGGGAAAACCTCACCACCGTTGCACGTGACCTGGATGAAATCGGACTGTATTCTTCACCTTCTGAATTCCGCCGCGGCATCATTTCTTGCACCGGCCTGGAATTTTGCAAGCTCGCCCACGCCACCACCAAGTCACGGGCAATTGAGCTTGTCGACGAACTGGAAGAGCGAATCGGCGACTTGGATGTCCCCATCAAGATTGCTTTGAACGGTTGCCCAAACTCCTGCGCACGCACCCAGGTGTCCGATATCGGATTCAAGGGCCAAACCGTGACCGATGCTGATGGCAACCGCGTGGAAGGTTTCCAGGTACACCTGGGCGGCTCCATGAACTTGGACCCTAACTTTGGTCGCAAGCTTAAAGGCCACAAGGTGATCGCTGATGAAGTAGGAGAGTACGTCACTCGCGTGGTTACCCACTTCAAGGAGCAGCGCCATGAAGGTGAACAGTTCCGCGAATGGGTGCAAAGGGCAGCAGAGGAAGACTTGGTTTGA
- a CDS encoding FAD-dependent oxidoreductase yields the protein MTTPLRVAVIGAGPAGIYASDLLIRNEEREVFVDLFEQMPAPFGLIRYGVAPDHPRIKGIVKSLHNVLDKPRLRLLGNITIGRDITVEELRDYYDAIVFSTGAVADRDLNIPGIDAEGSFGAGEFVGFYDGNPRFERSWDLSAKSVAVIGVGNVGLDVARILAKTGDELKVTEISDNVYESLKENKATEVHVFGRRGPAQVKFTPQELKELDHSPTINVVVDPEDIDYDAASEEARRASKSQDLVCQILEQYAIREPKDAPHTLQIHLFENPVEVLQKDGKVVGLRTERTALDGNGGVNGTGEFKDWPVQAVYRAVGYKSDPIDGVPFDDQNHVIPNDGGHVLTAPGAEPVPGLYATGWIKRGPIGLIGNTKSDAKETTDILIKDAIAGALEAPKHQGEEAIIELLDSRNIPFTTWEGWYKLDAAERALGEAEGRERKKIVDWEEMVRQAREAPAIV from the coding sequence ATGACAACTCCCCTGCGCGTAGCCGTCATCGGAGCTGGCCCAGCTGGCATTTACGCATCCGACCTTCTCATCCGCAATGAAGAGCGCGAAGTGTTCGTTGACCTTTTCGAGCAAATGCCCGCACCTTTCGGACTCATCCGCTACGGTGTTGCACCAGACCACCCACGCATCAAGGGAATCGTTAAATCCCTCCACAACGTTCTAGACAAGCCACGCCTGCGCCTTCTAGGCAACATCACCATCGGCCGCGACATCACCGTTGAAGAACTCCGCGACTACTACGACGCCATCGTCTTCTCCACCGGCGCCGTTGCAGACCGCGACCTTAATATCCCAGGCATCGACGCAGAAGGCTCCTTCGGTGCCGGCGAATTCGTTGGCTTCTACGACGGCAACCCACGCTTCGAGCGCTCCTGGGACCTATCTGCAAAGTCCGTAGCCGTCATCGGTGTCGGAAACGTTGGCCTCGACGTAGCCCGCATCCTGGCCAAGACCGGCGACGAACTCAAAGTCACCGAAATCTCCGACAACGTCTACGAGTCCCTCAAAGAAAACAAAGCCACCGAAGTGCACGTTTTCGGACGCCGTGGCCCAGCACAAGTTAAGTTCACCCCACAAGAACTCAAAGAACTCGACCACTCCCCAACCATCAACGTGGTTGTTGACCCAGAAGACATCGACTACGACGCGGCCTCCGAAGAAGCCCGCCGCGCATCCAAGTCCCAAGACCTGGTCTGCCAGATCCTGGAACAGTACGCCATCCGCGAGCCAAAGGATGCTCCACACACCCTGCAGATCCACCTCTTTGAAAACCCAGTCGAGGTTCTTCAAAAAGACGGCAAGGTTGTTGGACTTCGCACCGAACGCACCGCACTCGACGGCAACGGTGGCGTAAACGGAACCGGCGAATTCAAGGATTGGCCAGTTCAGGCTGTCTACCGCGCAGTCGGCTACAAGTCTGACCCAATCGACGGCGTGCCTTTCGACGACCAAAACCACGTTATCCCGAACGATGGCGGACACGTTCTTACCGCTCCAGGTGCAGAACCAGTCCCAGGACTCTACGCCACCGGCTGGATCAAGCGCGGACCAATCGGCCTGATCGGCAACACCAAGTCCGATGCCAAGGAAACCACCGACATCTTGATCAAGGATGCCATCGCCGGCGCACTGGAAGCTCCAAAACACCAAGGTGAAGAAGCCATCATCGAACTTCTTGATTCCCGCAACATCCCATTCACCACCTGGGAAGGCTGGTACAAGCTTGATGCCGCAGAGCGCGCACTCGGTGAAGCCGAAGGCCGCGAGCGCAAGAAGATTGTTGATTGGGAAGAAATGGTCCGCCAGGCCCGCGAAGCTCCAGCAATTGTCTAA
- a CDS encoding VOC family protein yields MKADLTPYRQFNGNAKEAMEFYQTVFGGELQMMPFSAMHSEGEIGDDADKIMHAELLVDGKKLLFASDIPHMMQRMKGEDTPLSLTGGVELEEEIRGYWDKLSEGGKVTMPLEAVPWGAIYGALEDRFGTHWMFNIGG; encoded by the coding sequence ATGAAAGCCGATCTCACCCCATACCGACAGTTCAATGGAAATGCCAAAGAAGCAATGGAGTTCTACCAAACAGTTTTTGGTGGTGAGCTTCAGATGATGCCGTTTTCTGCCATGCATTCTGAGGGAGAAATCGGTGATGATGCCGATAAGATCATGCACGCTGAATTGCTCGTGGATGGAAAGAAGCTCCTGTTCGCAAGCGATATCCCACACATGATGCAGCGGATGAAAGGCGAGGATACGCCGTTGTCGCTGACTGGTGGCGTTGAGCTAGAGGAAGAAATTCGTGGCTACTGGGACAAGCTGTCTGAGGGCGGAAAAGTGACCATGCCTTTGGAAGCTGTTCCGTGGGGTGCAATCTACGGTGCGTTGGAAGATCGTTTTGGTACCCACTGGATGTTCAATATTGGTGGCTGA
- the tctA gene encoding tripartite tricarboxylate transporter permease TctA — protein sequence MDVLSLLMEGFAGALSPMNLLWVIVGCLLGTAVGVMPGLGSSMAVALLLPMTFALDPTAAFIMFSGVYFGGLFGDSTMAILMNTPGQASAIASTFEGHRMALNGRAPQALATAAIGAFIGGIVSSFIVVFLAPTLAELSTVFGPAEYFALALFAFVATSSVVSDSVFKGLASLIFGLGIATIGIDSVTGIERFTLGAPQLFDGISLVTVTVAILALGEVFYVAARSRRDKTNLETRSAGRPWLSGTEFKEAAPAWARGTIIGLPFGVIPVGGSEVPTFLAFSTERALDKRRKNPQFGDKGAIRGLAAPEAAGNATTGMAMGALLALGLPVSATAAIMLAAFRQYGIQPGPLLFDRNPELVWALLASFFIAMIVLLFINLPFAQLWAKLLLIPNHYLYSGIALFCGLGIYATSGAVFDLLMLLGIGVVALIMRRYGYPLAPLMIGMVLGPLAETSLRDALLSSVGDFSILISSPITWSLYGVLAIFIAISIVTAIRGRRKHLTSQLETIDA from the coding sequence ATGGATGTTTTGTCCCTATTAATGGAAGGTTTCGCCGGCGCATTATCGCCAATGAACCTTCTCTGGGTTATTGTTGGCTGTTTGCTCGGAACCGCAGTGGGCGTTATGCCTGGTCTGGGTTCTTCAATGGCGGTGGCATTGCTGCTGCCTATGACGTTCGCACTTGATCCAACCGCGGCGTTTATCATGTTCTCCGGCGTGTATTTCGGTGGTCTTTTTGGCGACTCCACCATGGCCATTTTGATGAACACTCCGGGCCAGGCATCGGCGATCGCCTCGACGTTCGAAGGCCACCGCATGGCGCTTAATGGACGTGCACCGCAAGCGCTCGCCACCGCTGCTATCGGCGCGTTCATCGGCGGTATCGTCTCCTCATTCATTGTTGTTTTCCTCGCACCAACCCTGGCGGAACTGTCCACCGTATTCGGCCCCGCCGAGTACTTTGCGCTGGCACTTTTCGCGTTCGTCGCCACCTCATCGGTGGTCTCCGACTCGGTGTTTAAGGGACTTGCGTCCCTTATCTTCGGCCTCGGCATTGCAACCATCGGCATCGATTCGGTTACCGGCATCGAGCGTTTCACGCTCGGGGCACCACAGCTTTTCGACGGCATCTCCCTCGTTACTGTCACCGTCGCGATTTTGGCACTGGGAGAAGTCTTCTACGTGGCAGCCCGTTCCCGTCGTGACAAGACAAATCTGGAAACTCGTTCCGCAGGTCGCCCATGGCTAAGTGGCACTGAGTTTAAAGAAGCAGCACCAGCGTGGGCACGCGGAACTATCATTGGCCTGCCTTTTGGCGTGATCCCTGTTGGTGGCTCTGAAGTTCCCACCTTCCTAGCGTTCTCCACAGAACGTGCGTTGGATAAAAGGCGCAAAAATCCACAGTTCGGTGACAAGGGCGCGATCCGCGGACTAGCAGCTCCAGAAGCTGCAGGTAACGCAACAACGGGTATGGCGATGGGTGCGCTTCTTGCCTTAGGGTTGCCAGTATCAGCAACCGCAGCCATCATGTTGGCGGCATTCCGTCAGTACGGAATCCAGCCAGGACCACTGCTTTTCGATCGCAACCCTGAACTTGTTTGGGCACTGCTTGCCAGCTTCTTCATCGCAATGATCGTGCTGCTGTTTATCAACCTTCCTTTCGCCCAGCTGTGGGCAAAGCTCCTGCTCATCCCAAACCATTACCTCTACTCCGGTATTGCTTTGTTCTGTGGATTGGGCATCTACGCCACCTCTGGTGCGGTGTTTGACCTTCTCATGCTGCTCGGTATTGGTGTCGTGGCGTTGATCATGCGCCGTTATGGTTACCCACTGGCACCATTAATGATCGGTATGGTTCTTGGACCTTTGGCCGAGACGTCCCTCCGCGACGCACTGCTGTCCTCGGTTGGTGATTTCTCCATCCTTATCTCCAGCCCAATCACCTGGTCTTTGTACGGAGTACTTGCCATCTTCATCGCGATCAGCATCGTGACCGCTATCCGTGGTCGTCGTAAGCACCTGACTTCTCAACTAGAAACCATCGACGCTTAA
- the tctB gene encoding tripartite tricarboxylate transporter TctB: protein MNVTEQSGESYIDIPESHQLPGPRPVGEGTRWEGRSGLIMPVILTAFSLYLLIGVLKMDVGSASFPGPRFFPTILGIAGLLVAVALTIQTIKYPMHPENHSGRSWKFHSDYVSLAWAIGGFLAFAVLLPYLGWILAGTLLFWTMTRAFGSKRPAFDVLVAFMMSSIVYLGFDVGLGLNLPSGLLGGGF, encoded by the coding sequence GTGAACGTCACGGAACAATCCGGCGAATCTTACATTGATATCCCGGAATCTCATCAACTACCTGGCCCACGCCCAGTAGGTGAAGGCACCAGGTGGGAGGGCCGATCTGGTCTCATCATGCCGGTGATCCTCACAGCTTTTAGCCTGTACCTACTAATCGGTGTCCTCAAGATGGATGTCGGTAGTGCATCGTTCCCAGGACCTCGATTCTTCCCAACAATTCTTGGCATCGCGGGACTCTTGGTCGCGGTGGCTTTGACCATCCAGACCATCAAATATCCCATGCACCCTGAAAATCATTCGGGGCGCAGTTGGAAATTCCATTCCGATTACGTCTCACTCGCATGGGCCATCGGTGGCTTCCTAGCGTTCGCGGTGCTGCTTCCATATCTTGGCTGGATTTTGGCTGGAACATTGCTGTTTTGGACAATGACGAGGGCTTTTGGTTCCAAGCGCCCAGCTTTTGATGTGCTGGTTGCTTTCATGATGAGTTCGATCGTCTACCTCGGATTCGACGTTGGACTTGGACTTAATCTTCCTTCCGGACTTTTGGGTGGTGGCTTCTAA
- the tctC gene encoding tripartite tricarboxylate transporter substrate binding protein TctC, translated as MAEVGAEPGSSAQSRVKQIVVGIAAVVITAIAAFFSIQSASGGEDIRSNMTLVAPAAAGGGWDTFQREQQQAMRVNKIVNNIQVVNIPGAGGTIALGKLSTMTAPNTLMVGGTGHIAAQIQFGTPAQIQDVTPIARVVEEFDIITVPANSPYNTLEELIEGWKADPAGVSWTGGGSFDQLVMTEIALSAGIDPKQTTFIPSDGGGEAIQALLNGTAKASTGGFADMYPQVEAGRLKVLGIAAQERLPGSDIPTLVEQGYDVTLTNWRAMFAPPGLSDEQIAELRAIVAESVETAEWKSAVERNYWMSAPLEGEELDQFVEEEIDRIDQLFKEMG; from the coding sequence ATGGCCGAAGTAGGAGCAGAGCCCGGAAGCTCTGCGCAATCTAGAGTTAAACAAATTGTTGTAGGCATCGCAGCAGTTGTTATTACTGCAATCGCTGCGTTTTTCTCCATCCAGTCCGCATCGGGTGGTGAAGACATTCGATCCAACATGACGTTGGTTGCTCCTGCAGCGGCAGGTGGTGGCTGGGATACCTTCCAGCGTGAGCAGCAGCAGGCCATGCGCGTGAATAAGATCGTGAACAATATTCAGGTGGTCAACATCCCTGGAGCTGGTGGAACCATCGCTTTGGGCAAACTGTCCACCATGACCGCGCCAAACACGTTGATGGTGGGTGGAACCGGACATATTGCAGCCCAAATTCAGTTCGGCACTCCTGCGCAAATCCAGGATGTCACTCCGATTGCTCGTGTGGTGGAAGAGTTTGACATCATCACAGTGCCAGCGAATTCTCCGTACAACACTCTTGAAGAGCTCATTGAAGGTTGGAAAGCAGATCCAGCGGGAGTGTCTTGGACCGGTGGTGGATCCTTTGACCAGTTGGTCATGACAGAGATTGCTCTTTCTGCAGGCATCGATCCAAAACAGACCACATTTATTCCTTCTGATGGTGGTGGCGAGGCAATCCAGGCGTTGCTCAACGGAACGGCAAAAGCCTCAACCGGTGGCTTTGCTGATATGTATCCGCAGGTAGAAGCCGGTCGACTCAAGGTTTTGGGCATTGCTGCACAAGAACGTCTCCCCGGCTCTGATATTCCAACGCTGGTGGAACAAGGCTATGACGTGACTTTGACCAACTGGCGAGCCATGTTTGCCCCTCCTGGTTTAAGCGATGAGCAGATCGCGGAACTTCGAGCAATCGTTGCTGAATCTGTCGAGACAGCTGAGTGGAAATCCGCAGTTGAGCGCAACTACTGGATGAGCGCGCCACTTGAAGGTGAAGAACTAGATCAGTTCGTGGAAGAAGAAATTGACCGCATTGACCAGCTATTTAAGGAGATGGGCTAG
- a CDS encoding AAA family ATPase, whose protein sequence is MLPFITDIAALEYGGVAASWTQDVPAFQVLREKRVLDFRAPITVITGENGVGKSTLLEAIAVNAGFQATGGAYTGKFNPYENPLQTVAKAHTGKEPMKGYFLRAETYYNVAGRQGNEAPGWVNLHHMSHGESVMHIVQHAFVGKGLYLMDEPEAGLSFIRQMAILAELSLLAQNGSQIIIVTHSPVLMAIPGAEIWEFNTSGELHRGFELEATTGFRALRDFFEDPEGIAEYMVDVTRES, encoded by the coding sequence ATGTTGCCGTTTATCACTGATATTGCAGCGCTTGAGTACGGGGGAGTTGCTGCTTCATGGACGCAGGATGTTCCTGCATTCCAGGTGTTGAGGGAGAAACGGGTACTGGATTTCCGGGCTCCGATTACTGTGATAACCGGGGAAAACGGTGTGGGTAAATCAACGTTGTTGGAAGCAATTGCTGTGAATGCGGGTTTCCAAGCAACAGGTGGGGCGTATACCGGAAAATTCAATCCTTATGAAAACCCACTGCAAACTGTGGCGAAAGCTCACACAGGTAAAGAACCCATGAAGGGTTACTTCTTGCGTGCAGAAACTTATTACAACGTTGCCGGTAGGCAGGGCAATGAAGCGCCAGGTTGGGTGAATCTACACCACATGTCACATGGGGAATCCGTGATGCACATTGTGCAACATGCCTTTGTGGGTAAGGGATTGTATTTGATGGATGAGCCGGAGGCGGGGCTGTCGTTTATCCGACAGATGGCCATTTTGGCAGAGTTGAGTTTGTTGGCTCAGAACGGTTCGCAGATTATCATCGTGACGCATTCACCGGTATTGATGGCCATTCCGGGGGCGGAAATTTGGGAGTTCAACACCTCCGGCGAACTGCACCGAGGATTTGAGCTTGAAGCGACAACTGGTTTTCGGGCGTTACGTGACTTTTTTGAAGATCCCGAAGGAATTGCTGAGTACATGGTTGATGTAACGAGGGAGTCCTAG